The Bradyrhizobium guangxiense genomic sequence CGCGCAACGAATAGGCGCCGTTCGCGAGCAGCGCGCCGTCGAGGCTGCCGCCGACCAGCGGCTGGGCCTCGTAGATCACGATGTCACGCCCCGCCTGCTGCGCGTCGCGGATCAGGAACGCGGCGCCCGCGAGCGATCCAATGCCACCGCCGATGAAATACGCCTTCATGATTTGCCTCGATTGCCGTCCGAATTCTCTCCGGCGACATTGCATGCGGAGGCGGCGACCGATGTTGCGCTGGATCAAGCGCGGCGGAGCCAGCGTTCAAGAGGAAGTGAGCGCCTTGCCGGAGAGCGCCGAGGCATTCGCCTTCTTCGCATAGATGTGTTCGATCTCCTCTGCGAAGTGGCGTTCGAGTGCGGGGCGCTTGTTCTTCAGCGTCGGCGTGAGCAGGCCCGCAGCGATGGTCCACGGATCCAGCGTCCACCACACCGCGCGCGGTGTCGCGTAGGACGGATAGGCCTTCACGGCCGCCGCTATCCTGGCAAGCAGCGCGGCCCGTTCCGCCGCACCGCCTTGCTGCCCGCTCGCCGCCAGCCTTTCCTTCTCCTGCACCCAGGCCTTGGCGTTGAGCACGACCAGCGCGGCGAGGAACGGCCGCTGTTCACCGACCACCAGCGCCTGCTCGAACAAGGGATCGGCGAGGATCGCCGTCTCCAGATCCACCGGCGCGATCTTCTCGCCGGTCGAGGTGACCAGAATGTCCTTGATGCGACCGGTGATGGTGATGCGCCCGCTGTCGATGCGGGCCTGATCGCCGGTGTGCAGCCAGCCGTCGGGGTCCTTGACGCGGCGCGTCTCCTCCGGCTTGTGCCAGTAGCCGAGCATCACGCTGGGGCCGCGCACCAGCAACTCGTCGTTTTCACCTAGCTTGACCTCGATGCCGTCGAGAACGTGGCCGACCGAGTGCGGATCGTTGTCGTCGACGGTGTTGACCGAGACCACCGGCGAGGTCTCGGTCATGCCGTAGCCCTGGAGCACGTCGAGGCCGAGCGCGAGAAACAGGCGGATGACAGGCTCCGCGATCGGCGCCCCGCCGGACACCGCGACGCGCAGGCGCCCGCCGAGCTGTGCCAGCACCTTGTCGACGAGGAGCCGCTTCAGGAGCGGCCAGGCCAGTCGGTCGAGCGGCGACAGCACGCCGCGCCCCTGCCGCGCATCGAAACGTCGCCCGCCGACGGCGATCGTGAGATCGAGCAGCGCGCGCTCGATGGCGCCGGCTGAGGCGCGATGCTGCATGACCAGCGCGTAGACGCGCTCGTAGATCCGCGGCACCGAGACCAGCACGGTCGGCCGCACATGCCTCAGGTCCTCCGCGAGCTGCGGCACCGAGCGGGCATAGGCGACACAGGCGCCGACTGCGATCGGGTAGTAATCCCCGCCGGTGCGCTCGAAGGTGTGCGAGAGCGGCAGGAAGGACAGGAAGACGTCGTGCGGTTCGGCTTTGATCCGGCGCGCGATCGCCTTCACATTGGCGACGACGTTGCCATGCGACAGCATCACGCCCTTGGGCCGCCCGGTTGTGCCCGACGTGTAGACGATAGCGGCGAGATCATCCGGCGCGACCGCGATGTCGGGCAGCGGCGCGGTGGCGCCGGGTGCGTGCGGGAGCCAGTGGTCGAGCCCGACGATGCGCGCATCCGGTGTGATGAGCCCGCTCGCATCCGCGCAGACGATGCGCTTGAGATGGTCGAGCGGCTGGCCGGTCGCCGCGATCGCCTGCCAGCGCTCCAGCGTATCGACGAACAAGAGCAGCGCACCGGAATCGACGAGGACGTAAGCGATGCTGTCGGGGTTGTCGACGGCATGCATCGGCACCGGCACCAGGCCGCGCGACAGCGCCGCCTGGTCCATCGCGATATGCGCAATTCCGTTCGGCATCAGGATGGCGACGCGCTCACCCGGCGCGAACGCCTCCGCGGCGAGGGCCCGTCGCCACAGCTCGAATTCGGCATCGATCTCGTGCCAGGACTGGCTGACCCAGCGCTGCGCGGCTGCATCAAAATGCCGATAGGCCTCTGCCGCCGGGGTCGCCTTGACGCGCCAGCGCAGCAGCTCCGGCAGCGTCCTGATCCCGGCAAGCCCGTCCGGTTGACTCGTCGGCTCCGGCATGGCGTTCTCTCGCATCTCGTCGATTCCAGACCATTTGGTGGCTGGACACTAGTCCCGCCAGCTCTGGCCGCTTTGATCCTCAGCAAGGCGGCCATGCTTCGGAGCGAGCTCGGAAGGAGCGGAGCGCTGCTCCGCAGAGCCGTCGCGAAACGAGGGAAGATCGTCATTGCGCGCCATCCCTGCCGCCCCGCATAGTCGCCTCCGCGACCCGCGCGAAAGCTCCGATCATGACCAGCTCCCTGCCCGCCCTCATCGTCATCGACGTCCAATGCGCGTTCGACGAATGGGAGGCGGGGGGCAAGCGACGCAACAATCCGGATGCGGTGGCGCGGATCGCCGATCTGCTGCAGGCGTTCAGGGCGCGCGGCGCGCCGGTCTTCCACATCCGCCATGAAGGCACGAAGCCGAACTCCTCGTTTCTGCCGTCGCGTTCCGGCTATGCCGTCAAGGACGAGGCGCGCGAGCGTCCCGGCGAGACCGTGATCGTCAAGCGCGTCAACAGCGCCTTCATCGGCACGGATCTGGAAGCGCGCCTGCGCGCTTCCGGCATCGGCACGCTCGTGATCTGCGGCGCCACCACCAATCATTGCGTGGAGACGACGACGCGGATGGCCGGCAATCTCGGCTTCGACGCACGCCTCGTGCGCGATGCGACATGGACGTTCGAGCGCATCGGGCCCGACGGCGACACGCACTCCGCCGAGGCGATCCATGCGATGACGCTGTCGAACCTCAACGGCGAATTCGCCCGCATCGTGACCACCGGCGACGTGATTGCGTCATTCGCGGCCAAGTGATGGCAGCATTGCGACCGATGCCGATGATGCGACAATAAATCTCACG encodes the following:
- a CDS encoding AMP-dependent synthetase/ligase, with translation MPEPTSQPDGLAGIRTLPELLRWRVKATPAAEAYRHFDAAAQRWVSQSWHEIDAEFELWRRALAAEAFAPGERVAILMPNGIAHIAMDQAALSRGLVPVPMHAVDNPDSIAYVLVDSGALLLFVDTLERWQAIAATGQPLDHLKRIVCADASGLITPDARIVGLDHWLPHAPGATAPLPDIAVAPDDLAAIVYTSGTTGRPKGVMLSHGNVVANVKAIARRIKAEPHDVFLSFLPLSHTFERTGGDYYPIAVGACVAYARSVPQLAEDLRHVRPTVLVSVPRIYERVYALVMQHRASAGAIERALLDLTIAVGGRRFDARQGRGVLSPLDRLAWPLLKRLLVDKVLAQLGGRLRVAVSGGAPIAEPVIRLFLALGLDVLQGYGMTETSPVVSVNTVDDNDPHSVGHVLDGIEVKLGENDELLVRGPSVMLGYWHKPEETRRVKDPDGWLHTGDQARIDSGRITITGRIKDILVTSTGEKIAPVDLETAILADPLFEQALVVGEQRPFLAALVVLNAKAWVQEKERLAASGQQGGAAERAALLARIAAAVKAYPSYATPRAVWWTLDPWTIAAGLLTPTLKNKRPALERHFAEEIEHIYAKKANASALSGKALTSS
- a CDS encoding cysteine hydrolase family protein produces the protein MTSSLPALIVIDVQCAFDEWEAGGKRRNNPDAVARIADLLQAFRARGAPVFHIRHEGTKPNSSFLPSRSGYAVKDEARERPGETVIVKRVNSAFIGTDLEARLRASGIGTLVICGATTNHCVETTTRMAGNLGFDARLVRDATWTFERIGPDGDTHSAEAIHAMTLSNLNGEFARIVTTGDVIASFAAK